From the genome of Symphalangus syndactylus isolate Jambi chromosome 5, NHGRI_mSymSyn1-v2.1_pri, whole genome shotgun sequence, one region includes:
- the DUOXA1 gene encoding dual oxidase maturation factor 1 isoform X2, giving the protein MAALGHTFPFYAGPKPTFPMDTTSATIIMIFLTALATFIVILPGIRGKTRLFWLLRVVTSLFIGAAILGTPVQQLNETINYNEEFTWRLGENYAEEYAKALEKGLPDPVLYLAEKFTPRSPCGLYRQYSLAGHYASAMLWVAFLCWLLANVMLSMPVLVYGGYMLLATGIFQLLALLFFSMATSLTSPCPLHLGASVLHTHQGPAFWITLTTGLLCVLLGLAMAVAHRMQPHRLKAFFNQSVDEDPMLEWSPEEGGLLSPRYRSMADSPESQDIPLSEASSTSAYCREAHPEDPDCAL; this is encoded by the exons ATGGCTGCTTTGGGACACACATTCCCCTTCTATGCTGGCCCCAAGCCAACCTTCCCGATGGACACCACTTCGGCCACCATCATCATGATCTTTCTGACTGCACTGGCCACGTTCATTGTTATCCTGCCTGGCATTCGGGGAAAGACG AGGCTGTTCTGGCTGCTTCGGGTGGTGACCAGCTTATTCATCGGGGCTGCAATCCTGG GGACCCCAGTGCAGCAGCTGAATGAGACCATCAATTACAACGAGGAGTTCACCTGGCGCCTGGGCGAGAACTATGCTGAGGAGTATGCAAAGGCTCTGGAGAAGGGGCTGCCAGACCCTGTGCTCTACCTAGCTGAGAAGTTCACTCCAAGAAGCCCATGTGGCCTATACCGCCAGTACAGCCTGGCGGGACACTATGCCTCAGCCATGCTATG GGTGGCATTCCTCTGCTGGCTGCTGGCCAATGTGATGCTCTCCATGCCTGTGCTGGTATATGGTGGCTACATGCTATTGGCCACGGGCATCTTCCAGCTGTTGGCTCTGCTCTTCTTCTCCATGGCCACATCACTCACCTCACCCTGTCCCCTGCACCTGGGTGCTTCTGTGCTGCATACTCACCAGGGGCCTGCTTTCTGGATCACATTGACCACAG GACTGCTGTGCGTGCTGCTGGGCCTGGCTATGGCGGTGGCCCACAGGATGCAGCCTCACAGGCTGAAGGCTTTCTTCAACCAGAGTGTGGATGAAGACCCCATGCTGGAGTGGAGTCCTGAGGAAGGTGGACTCCTGAGCCCCCGCTACCGGTCCATGGCTGACAGTCCAGAGTCCCAGGACATTCCCTTGTCAGAGGCTTCCTCCACCAGCGCATACTGTAGGGAGGCACACCCCGAAGATCCTGACTGTGCTCTATAA
- the DUOXA1 gene encoding dual oxidase maturation factor 1 isoform X1, whose product MAALGHTFPFYAGPKPTFPMDTTSATIIMIFLTALATFIVILPGIRGKTRLFWLLRVVTSLFIGAAILAVNFSSEWSVGQVSTNTSYKAFSSEWISADIGLQVGLGGVNITLTGTPVQQLNETINYNEEFTWRLGENYAEEYAKALEKGLPDPVLYLAEKFTPRSPCGLYRQYSLAGHYASAMLWVAFLCWLLANVMLSMPVLVYGGYMLLATGIFQLLALLFFSMATSLTSPCPLHLGASVLHTHQGPAFWITLTTGLLCVLLGLAMAVAHRMQPHRLKAFFNQSVDEDPMLEWSPEEGGLLSPRYRSMADSPESQDIPLSEASSTSAYCREAHPEDPDCAL is encoded by the exons ATGGCTGCTTTGGGACACACATTCCCCTTCTATGCTGGCCCCAAGCCAACCTTCCCGATGGACACCACTTCGGCCACCATCATCATGATCTTTCTGACTGCACTGGCCACGTTCATTGTTATCCTGCCTGGCATTCGGGGAAAGACG AGGCTGTTCTGGCTGCTTCGGGTGGTGACCAGCTTATTCATCGGGGCTGCAATCCTGG CTGTGAATTTCAGTTCTGAGTGGTCTGTGGGCCAGGTCAGCACCAACACATCATACAAGGCCTTCAGTTCTGAGTGGATCAGCGCTGATATTGGGCTGCAGGTCGGGCTAGGTGGAGTCAACATCACACTCACAG GGACCCCAGTGCAGCAGCTGAATGAGACCATCAATTACAACGAGGAGTTCACCTGGCGCCTGGGCGAGAACTATGCTGAGGAGTATGCAAAGGCTCTGGAGAAGGGGCTGCCAGACCCTGTGCTCTACCTAGCTGAGAAGTTCACTCCAAGAAGCCCATGTGGCCTATACCGCCAGTACAGCCTGGCGGGACACTATGCCTCAGCCATGCTATG GGTGGCATTCCTCTGCTGGCTGCTGGCCAATGTGATGCTCTCCATGCCTGTGCTGGTATATGGTGGCTACATGCTATTGGCCACGGGCATCTTCCAGCTGTTGGCTCTGCTCTTCTTCTCCATGGCCACATCACTCACCTCACCCTGTCCCCTGCACCTGGGTGCTTCTGTGCTGCATACTCACCAGGGGCCTGCTTTCTGGATCACATTGACCACAG GACTGCTGTGCGTGCTGCTGGGCCTGGCTATGGCGGTGGCCCACAGGATGCAGCCTCACAGGCTGAAGGCTTTCTTCAACCAGAGTGTGGATGAAGACCCCATGCTGGAGTGGAGTCCTGAGGAAGGTGGACTCCTGAGCCCCCGCTACCGGTCCATGGCTGACAGTCCAGAGTCCCAGGACATTCCCTTGTCAGAGGCTTCCTCCACCAGCGCATACTGTAGGGAGGCACACCCCGAAGATCCTGACTGTGCTCTATAA
- the DUOXA2 gene encoding dual oxidase maturation factor 2, producing the protein MTLWNGVLPFYPQPRHAAGFSVPLLIVILVFLALAASFLVILPGIRGHSRWFWLVRVLLSLFIGAEIVAVHFSAEWFVGRVNTNTSYKAFSAARVTAHVGLLVGLEGINITLTGTPVHQLNETIDYNEQFTWRLKENYAAEYANALEKGLPDPVLYLAEKFTPGSPCGLYHQYHLAGHYASATLWVAFCFWLLSNVLLSTPAPLYGGLALLTTGAFALFGVFALASISSVPLCPLRLGSSALTTQYGAAFWVTLATGILCLFLGGAVVSLHYVRPSALRTLLDQSAKDCSQERGGSPLTFSDPLHKQAALPDLKCITTNL; encoded by the exons ATGACCCTGTGGAACGGCGTACTGCCTTTTTACCCCCAGCCCCGGCATGCCGCAGGCTTCAGCGTTCCACTGCTCATCGTTATTCTAGTGTTTTTGGCTTTAGCAGCAAGCTTCCTGGTCATCTTGCCGGGGATCCGTGGCCACTCG CGCTGGTTTTGGTTGGTGAGAGTTCTTCTCAGTCTGTTCATAGGCGCAGAAATCGTGG CTGTGCACTTCAGTGCAGAATGGTTCGTGGGTAGAGTGAACACCAACACATCCTACAAAGCCTTCAGCGCAGCGCGCGTTACAGCCCATGTCGGTCTGCTCGTGGGCCTGGAGGGCATTAATATTACACTCACAG GGACCCCAGTGCATCAGCTGAACGAGACCATTGACTACAACGAGCAGTTCACCTGGCGTCTGAAAGAGAATTACGCCGCGGAGTACGCGAACGCACTGGAGAAGGGGCTGCCGGACCCAGTGCTCTACCTGGCGGAGAAGTTCACACCGGGCAGCCCTTGCGGCCTGTACCACCAGTACCACCTGGCGGGACACTACGCCTCGGCCACGCTGTG GGTGGCGTTCTGCTTCTGGCTCCTCTCCAACGTGCTGCTCTCCACGCCTGCCCCGCTCTACGGAGGCCTCGCACTGCTGACCACCGGAGCCTTCGCGCTCTTCGGGGTCTTCGCCTTGGCCTCCATCTCCAGCGTGCCGCTCTGCCCGCTCCGCCTAGGCTCCTCCGCGCTCACCACTCAGTACGGCGCCGCCTTCTGGGTCACGCTGGCAACCG GCATCCTGTGCCTCTTCCTCGGAGGGGCCGTGGTGAGTCTCCACTATGTTCGGCCCAGCGCTCTTCGCACCCTTCTGGACCAAAGCGCCAAGGACTGCAGCCAGGAGAGAGGGGGCTCACCTCTTACCTTCAGCGACCCACTGCACAAGCAGGCCGCGCTCCCGGACTTAAAATGTATCACCACTAACCTGTGA